The DNA sequence GTATTTGATTTGAAATCTCACCGTCTGATAATGAAACATTTATTAACCATACATTTATTGGCACTCATCAAAATGTATGATTTATAACTTCAGTCAGTGTCTATATTCTGGTCATCAGCAGGAAGCGATCATCTAACCAAGCTCCTGTCAACACATGTGGCTTGACATTCAGTTATTCATTATGATCCTCTTCTACTCGGGGGGGAAAAGGTGGGGGGCAGCCTGGACGCGTCTGCAGGTCCATCACAGACCAAGAGACTCTGGTTAGTTTGACTGTGAGAGGAAAGCGGAGGGTTCTTCTATCCAACTTTGATGCCCCTGCTATGTttccatctctcctctcctcgcTCGCTCTTTCCAGCCCTCCTCTCTTCCACCCTTAAACACTTAAACTCAGCGATCGCACCACACCGTGAGTAATGTAGCGTCAGCCACTCACCCTTTCAATCGGAAGCTCCCAGCCTTCCAATAATAGGACTCTAATCTAACTTCCTGAACAGCCATCAGGAGCGGCACAATCAAATTGACTCTTTTACCGCTGGATTTGTCCCGGATTCGATTTAGACTCCAAATAAAGGGGAGGGGGTTTGAATAGCAATCAGCCCTCTTCACGTTCCAATCATCTGAAGCCATTAGTGTCTGGCTGGGTTTCCAAAGATAAACTTCCACGTGGAGCCCAGCCAACGTGCATCTGCAGCCAAATGTGCAGCAGGCGAATGGAGCGCGCGCAGGGAGGAAACAAAGGGGTTAATTTTCTATGGAAAGCTTCAGCCGTGAGCTGGAGTTATTTATAAACGAGGATGTGAAGCGCTTCCTTAAAGCCAGACGGGAAAATGACCTATTAAAATGGCAGACGGAGCTTTCAGCCCATCCTGATTCCACTGAACTTGTCGGTAAACACGCGTCTCATGGAAAGCGCGAGTGCAATGATTGTGTATTATCGGGTCGATCGCAGGCTTCAGCAGTTCCACTTCGCCAAACAGTTGATTCTGGAAGGGTCAGCAACCTGCAGGGAGCAGCTAATTCTCCAGGCGACGTGTGTCTGAGTCTCACGGGAGCCAACTGCGAGTAAGTAAGTAAGAGATTAGGATGTGATCCCAGGTCATGCAGTGGCTGCGCAGGTTTGGGAGCCAAGTCGCTGACTTTTTAACCTCAGACACCCAATCGAGGGGATCTGAGGAAATGTATCGCCAAATGCATGAACTGAAGAACGAAGCCGTAATGGTGGGGccacaaaggtcaaaggtcatcgcCACTTCTTCACACCCAAACACCATCAAATCTCACTTCGGATGAAGGTTTGAAAAGCGGGGATGATTTCTATTCACAAATGATGAACCTGGTGAGTCTGGCCCGCTTAAACACGTTgcgtgttgatgacatcactctttGGTTTGAGACTGTAGAGCCATGGTGTGCAGttcctggactgagctgaacGGGGTGATACCAACAGTAGAACTATAGGGTTGTGAGGTCCACTtctcctgtcaccatggagacagaaGAACCTCTTCTAAGATGGAGTTGGACCTTTCATCGCGACGATCTGAGCtcacaaggaggaggaggatgatgatgatgtagaaCCATGATGAAGACGCGGAGCCTTGTGAGGGGACCGGTCATGAGCTATGTACGTTTAAGTCAGCGTAACGTCCGGGCCCTCTGCCGTGCGTTTGTCCGACTGTGAGTGTCATTATGTATACATGAAAATGCAGCTCTCGTACAGGACTATTTTTATCCCTCCAGCCAAGCAAACACATATATGCCAGGATGAAATGCTTAATGAGATTACACACACCGTCACCTCCTCGCCATCAATAATAAATATCTGCCAGCCACGGGACAGAATGCGCTGGAATGCTGTGATGTAAGGTCCTCCATGATCAAAGCACAAAGATGCTCCATTGTGTCCATCTTGAATcatggtcagaaaccgaacggCACCATTCTGGTTCAAAGCAGGGCACTAACAACCCCTTCACTCAAAAACAAGATGTGAGGGAGGCTACTCGGAGTGACGACAGCAGGTCCCTGGTCCTGCCCAACCCCAGTCATCAGTCATGATGCTTCGGATCCTCCGGCCTGCTCTGTCGGGCCCGGGTGTGCGATCACTGACAGCTGACATCCACCCTGCCACCAACACATGCTCTGCAGTCCCGGGCCCCTCAAGGCGGCCAGGATCCGACTATATGCTCTGGTAGGGTGAGGCGTCCCTCGGCTGGCAGCTGCCCTAGATGAGCCTGCTCTTCCCAGCACACTTTCTGCACCTATTTTGGATTCTAAACCAGGGCAGGAGTCAGCATCAGTCTCAGTCCAATTCATCTCACTTTCACTGCCAACTCCAACCGCATCACAGGCTGGGTTTAACTGAAAATAGCCGCCCTTCAACATCTGCCTCTTAATGAGTTATTTTAGTTTGCAGTGACGTGCCTGCGCAGCGAGGGACAGGGAAACagtttattttggttttcagCGTTTCTGCCCGAGACTATTGATCCTGGGAGGCTAATAACCTGCGAGGATATTTTTAGCCTGCGTGAAGATGCGTTCAGCAGGGATGCTGACGGCTTCCTCCCCCTCCTACACCACGATGACGTAGAACTGTTACGCAAAAACGAGGGGTTCACCGTTTCTAGACCCACAATTGTGACGTTTTGAAGGAGAGAAATTAAACAAAAGCCGGTTCGCAATTTGCATTTCCGTCGGAGGGGGGCACCAGCCGTGACCCCTCCAGCGCGTGCGAGGAGCTAATAGTGGGATCCAGacccagatccagatccagggGTCAAAAGCGCGACCCCCGGAAGCTTCACACGAGAATATTGAGCCGAAGGGAGTTCACACTTAACTATTTGTAGAGGTGTTGAAGACACAGGTCCAGGCATTCGCCCTCCACCTCGTCTGGAGACACCAGGTCCGACAGTGGGCGCATCGGCGGCGGGTCGCTGTCCTGCAGGGGCGGCCTCATTTCTCGCAGGAAGAGCTCCAGGAACCGTCGGAAGGttttctcctctgctgcagacCCGGCCATCATTTCTCATTCctggacacagacacacacgcgcacacctCCGTCCGTCAGTGCCACTCACTTGTCTCCGCTACGAGAAGTCGCGAGCGACACTTCCTTCCGGACTACCTGATAAATGTGTCACCGGAGGCGGAGGGTGGTGGGTTCCCGGCAGGAGAGGCGGCAGTCCGGGCTGGGAGAGTGGCGCTGGGTGGAGGAAGTACCGGGAGACTCGTCAGGAGCTAAACTGAGCCCCCGTGCAGAGCGGGAGCGCGCACAGTGTTATCAGGGATTTCGACTCGCCTGCTGGCGGTGACGTCAGAGCCACGCACGTTTGGCTCGTGAGCGCGCACGTAAAACCGCCATTAAATCTTTTTCAAGattcaaaacattttgtacgaggtttaaataaacaaataagaacataaatgtatgttgtgttttttttaatataggaAATATTTTTTGGAAATAGAATTATGACCTCAATATTTGTTTGATTCCCCAGCTTCCTTCGAATTTTGGTTTACGTGCCTCATTGCTTTATTGTGAAAGTAAAGTGGTTGTTGTGTTTAATGATTTTAAGTTCTTCCTAAAAATCTTTAGGCGCTTTTTAAAATGGtataacacacaaaacaaaaaatgatgccATAAATGTAACATACCTGTATTTATAGCCGTTGTTGTTGCATGCAGCAATTTAAACAATGACTTGTGGCGGCACCTCGAGTTTATTTTTCCGTGTTTTATCACATATTTTCCTCTGAAATACATATATTGCTTCCGAGGTTTGAATCAACACAAGGGCCCTTTCTAGCCAACACCGTTTCACAACGGAAGATTTAAGGGGTAGGACCCGAATGCGGAAGTTGTCCGTCCCTGTTTTCCTTCCCCAGCGTCTGCAACATGAAGGAAGGCACCATGGCCTCCCCTGTGAGCCTGGGGTCGCTGCTGCTGCGGGCAGACCCGCTGGAGGAGCCCGCTCACGGGGAAGAAGCTCTGTGTGTGGTGGGCATTTTTGGGAAGAGCAACATGCAGTCCGGTCCGCTGAAGGAGTCTCTCATCAACACCCTGGTTGACAAGCAACTCTTCCCTCTGTTCGCTGGAGTTGACGAGAGCTGCGGGTCGGACTGCAGCATCCAGACCTACTACCACCACGAGAACCGCGTCCTGTACCTGCTTCTCTCCTCCGTCTGCGACAGCCAGCAGCTTCTGCGGGCCTGCGAGTCTCTGAGCGCCGGAGCCGGCCACTCGGACTCCCAGGACTTCTGGAAAGGTCTGGACCGCCAGCACTGTCTGCACCTGCTCTACATGTTCTCGGTGTGCCAcgtcctcctgctggtccaCCCCACTCACACCTTCGATGTCAGCTACGACCGCCTCTTCAGGGCCCTGGACGCTCTCCGGCAGAAGGTGCTTCCTCTGATCCGGGCTGCCATCAAGGACTGTCCGGTGTCCAAGGAGTGGAAGATGAACTGTCGCCCGTGTCCTCCCCGActgctctttgttttccagATGAACGGGACTCTCAAGGTCCAGTATTCAGCACAGTTATTTCTCCTCTCTGCCAATGCTATATTAACACATCTTATTGACCGTGACGCTGATGGTCATAATCCCTCAGAAACAGAGTCGTATTTCACGTCCCCCACACCAACAAACGTGTATCAAAAGTGTCATGTTTTACCGTAACTCCTAGAACAAAAGCTACCATGTCAATAATCACAGTTTTGTTGTAAGGCTgaggtctcctaaacacctgagcacatgtgctgtccctctgatcctatcatcatcctgctcactcccagagagaagctcagcatcttcatctctgctacctccagctctgcctcctgtcttctcctcggtgccactgtttccaaaccatacaacgttgctggcctcaccacccttttggacactttccctctcaTCCTTGCCCACACccctttgtcacacatcacacctgacacttttctccaatgattccatcctgcctgcacccgcttcttcacctctttctcacactctccatggccctggacagttgagcctcagtacttcaaaccccccaccttctttatcgcTGCATCCTGTAAcatcacctgtccacttggctccctctcattcacacacatggattctgtcttactgcggctaaccttcattcctctcctttctaaggcagacctccacctctctggctgatcttccacttgctctctgctctcaccacagatcacaatgtcatctgcaaacatcatcgtccaagggacTTCTTGTCTGACCTGTCAATCAGTCCATCagcatggcaaacaagaaggggctcggAGCcaagccttggtgcagtcccacctccagcttaaactcctctgttccacctgcagcacacctcaccactgtctcacacctgatatacatgtcctgcaccactccaacatacttctctgccactgcagacttcctcatacaataccacaactcttctcttggcactctgtcgtacgctttctccaggtccacaaagtcacaatggagctccttctgaccttctctgtgcttctccatgaacatcctcaaagcaaacacctcatctgtgctgctcttctttggcatgaagccaaaatgTTGCTCACATGTtctaacttctgcccttagtctactttccGCTACTCTTTCCCACACCTTCTTCGAATGGCTCATCGACTTTATCCCCCCTAAACTAAGGGAAACGGCAACCATCCGGGGAAAACTAAGTGGGGAACCTAtttgaaaatgtcctgtttAAAAGGCATGTGTCCTCCTATAGGTCTCAAACGGGTCTGATTCTGGGTCCCATTCTGACAAGCCCAAGAAGCACTCGCCCAGGAGGAGGCTGCAGCACGCCCTGGAGGACCAGATCTACCGGATCTTCCGAAAGAGCCGAGTGCTGACCAATCAGAGCAGCAACTGTCTCTTCACTGTTCCCGCCAACCAGGCCTTTGTCTACGTGATCCCCATGGCAGACGAGGACCCGGTGGGGAACCTTCTGTGCCAGCTGCGATCCAACTGCATCTTGTCGGACCAGGACTCCGGCGCCGTCCTTTCGGGGCCGCGGCGCTATCAGCTGATGCGCCGCTCGACCCGTCCGCCCGGCGGCGGCGGTGTGGACTCTGGCAGTGTGATGATGGGGGGTCAGTTGGTGGACTGCAGCCTGAAGGAGTTCCTGTGGCAGCACGTTGACCTGGTCCTGACCAAGAAAGGCTTTGACGACAGCGTGGGGCGCAACCCTCAGCCGTCCCACTTCGAACTGCCCTCCTTCTCCAAGTGGGTGCATGTGGCGTCAAGGATCCACCAGGTTCTGATTTGCCACACGGAGGAGGAGATCGCCGAGCTGGCTCCCAAAGTGCAGAGTCAGCTGAAGGTGCTCGAGAGCTTTCTGGACGCTGACACCAAGTTCTCAGAAAACCGCTGCCAGAAAGCTCTTCCTCTGGCCCACAGCGCCTACCAGTCCAACCTCCCGCACAACTACACCACCACGGTGCACAAGAACCAGCTGGCGCAGGCGCTGCGCGTGTACAGCCAGCACGCGCGCGGCGTGGCCTTCCAGCGCTACGCCCTGCAGCTGCACGAGGACTGCTACAAGTTCTGGAGCAACGGCCACCAGCTGTGCGAGGAGCGCAGCCTGACCGACCAGCACTGCGTCCACAAGTTCCACCTGCTGCCGCAGCCAGGTCAGGCCTCCCGCTGCACTTCATGTTCTCGTCTGGGCTGATTTCTGTGGCGTTTAAATGGGGGTGAGAGAAACGATCTGCTATTATTACCTGCACCAGACAGGAAGTCCGTAGTGACCCACTTCAGGTCTCCAGAGGGAGACAGGTAAGCGGGTGAAGCCGATCTGGACAGGGAAGAGGAGACACAGTGGGGTTGGGGGGGATGTCCTGGAAGGGCGAAAGAAAAGTCTGTGGTTGAACAAGCACATGACATTCCAGTGTCGTCCTCTGTAGGAGAGAAGCCTGACATGGATCGCAACCCGCCGGTCCTGAACCacaacagcagggggcgctcgaCCAGCTCCTGCAACTGCGGCTGGAAACAGGCTCCTCGGGAAGATCCCTTCGACGTGCA is a window from the Synchiropus splendidus isolate RoL2022-P1 chromosome 17, RoL_Sspl_1.0, whole genome shotgun sequence genome containing:
- the smg8 gene encoding nonsense-mediated mRNA decay factor SMG8: MKEGTMASPVSLGSLLLRADPLEEPAHGEEALCVVGIFGKSNMQSGPLKESLINTLVDKQLFPLFAGVDESCGSDCSIQTYYHHENRVLYLLLSSVCDSQQLLRACESLSAGAGHSDSQDFWKGLDRQHCLHLLYMFSVCHVLLLVHPTHTFDVSYDRLFRALDALRQKVLPLIRAAIKDCPVSKEWKMNCRPCPPRLLFVFQMNGTLKVSNGSDSGSHSDKPKKHSPRRRLQHALEDQIYRIFRKSRVLTNQSSNCLFTVPANQAFVYVIPMADEDPVGNLLCQLRSNCILSDQDSGAVLSGPRRYQLMRRSTRPPGGGGVDSGSVMMGGQLVDCSLKEFLWQHVDLVLTKKGFDDSVGRNPQPSHFELPSFSKWVHVASRIHQVLICHTEEEIAELAPKVQSQLKVLESFLDADTKFSENRCQKALPLAHSAYQSNLPHNYTTTVHKNQLAQALRVYSQHARGVAFQRYALQLHEDCYKFWSNGHQLCEERSLTDQHCVHKFHLLPQPGEKPDMDRNPPVLNHNSRGRSTSSCNCGWKQAPREDPFDVQAANYDFYQVLEEKCCAKLERINFPIFQPSTPDPAPASNQRLPSETSASGDGERLKESSTAQSHTPGDPSLSLALSLGQSTDSLGTYGEGDGTETQVQQKRPSLVDRQPSTVEYLPGMMHSGCPKGLLPKFSSWSLVKLGPAKSYSCHSGLEQPGFLPGSSFLLPWDLVIRSRSEEDAGLGDTLDGGTSSWPAPNKTVMGKRGSTGGLGRSRRRDDMARVFVGFEYEDSRGRRFISSGPDKILKVLGPGGAKDPATRVVNTDMPLYVLSPSQGRGMKPHFAQLSRLFVVVPDAPLEVTLNPQVQPGPPSCPVFHPEQTEIVLPTDGFWVLRFPYSYATDRGPCYPPKENQPLSNYKVLRGILKATAANPAPQ